The Cydia splendana chromosome 8, ilCydSple1.2, whole genome shotgun sequence genome contains a region encoding:
- the LOC134793147 gene encoding glycine receptor subunit alpha-2-like isoform X1, translating to MWTLLVPLLALVASGGGATFGANKALLDCASQILYLEQQTYDIPSDYNRNIPPGKNTTVFIGLNVNRVSGVDENKEFLFPKEITLDVFLQVSWKDPRLKVGLESIDLPWEFRQLIWTPDLYIWQLQTMRILSVLQEMASLRLYKNSTVSVSIGATITIKCEMDFVLYPLDVQTCNIDFSSYKYTSEYVRFEWREVPPWLGWRLAGGQRNQFRLPKYVVSFTTDKSKRIAQYGEGEHSAARLQMTLSRELRGYLLESYLPSSLFVIISWGSFCVIPEIVPGRMVLLVTTLLSLVTMFDTVSTNSPDALELKCIEVWLISCTIFVFLALLEYFVVLFGIRYDKSWCRRRADMRRAASAAQLAPPPLHVNHSQRLSCTPVTGTPQGRVFSPTLSVEDEGLKQQLDHQTISRDSPPMMETLGGRAAQGALARVGACIDKGIMFCGAQHGTLDRFALILFPCCFALFNIIYWTTYLSEVQRHPPK from the exons CCAGATCCTGTACCTGGAGCAGCAAACGTACGACATACCTTCAGACTATAACAGAAACATTCCACCTG GAAAGAACACAACCGTGTTCATAGGGCTCAATGTCAACCGTGTTTCGGGAGTGGATGAGAATAAGGAG TTTCTATTTCCCAAGGAGATAACACTGGACGTGTTCCTACAAGTTTCCTGGAAGGACCCCCGGCTAAAGGTGGGCCTGGAGTCCATCGACCTGCCCTGGGAGTTCCGCCAGCTGATCTGGACGCCGGACCTGTACATCTGGCAGCTGCAGACCATGAGGATCCTCTCCGTGCTGCAGGAGATGGCCTCGCTCAGGCTTTATAAGAATAGCACCGTCTCAGTCAGTATTGG cgCGACGATAACAATAAAATGCGAGATGGACTTCGTGTTATACCCTTTAGACGTGCAAACCTGCAACATTGATTTTAGTAGCT ACAAATACACATCGGAGTACGTCAGATTTGAATGGCGGGAAGTGCCTCCGTGGCTGGGGTGGCGGCTGGCCGGCGGGCAGCGCAACCAGTTCCGCCTCCCCAAATACGTAGTCAGCTTCACTACGGACAAAAGTAAACGTATTGCCCAATATGGTGAAg GCGAGCATTCGGCAGCGCGGCTTCAGATGACGCTGTCTCGCGAGCTGCGGGGGTATCTCCTGGAGAGCTATCTGCCCTCGTCGCTGTTCGTCATCATTTCGTGGGGCAGCTTCTGTGTCATCCCCGAGATCGTGCCCGGCCGCATGGTGCTGCTTGTGACCACCCTGTTGTCGCTCGTCACCATGTTCGACACAGTCAG TACAAACTCTCCCGACGCGCTCGAGCTGAAGTGTATAGAGGTGTGGCTGATCTCGTGCACGATATTCGTGTTCCTGGCGTTGCTCGAGTACTTCGTGGTGCTCTTCGGCATTCGCTACGACAAGAGTTGGTGTCGCCGCCGAGCGGACATGCGCCGCGCCGCCTCCGCCGCGCAACTAGCTCCACCCCCTCTACACGTCAACCATTCTCAG AGGTTGAGTTGCACTCCCGTGACAGGCACCCCACAGGGCAGAGTGTTCTCGCCGACCCTCAGTGTGGAGGACGAAGGCCTCAAGCAGCAGCTCGACCATCAGACCATTTCGAGG GACTCGCCGCCGATGATGGAGACGCTCGGCGGGCGCGCCGCGCAGGGTGCGCTGGCGCGGGTGGGCGCGTGCATCGACAAGGGCATCATGTTCTGCGGCGCGCAGCACGGCACGCTCGACCGCTTCGCGCTCATTCTCTTCCCCTGCTGCTTCGCGCTCTTCAATATCATATACTGGACCACGTACCTAAGTGAAGTGCAACGGCACCCGCCGAAGTGA
- the LOC134793147 gene encoding glycine receptor subunit alpha-2-like isoform X4 encodes MWTLLVPLLALVASGGGATFGANKALLDCASQILYLEQQTYDIPSDYNRNIPPGKNTTVFIGLNVNRVSGVDENKEFLFPKEITLDVFLQVSWKDPRLKVGLESIDLPWEFRQLIWTPDLYIWQLQTMRILSVLQEMASLRLYKNSTVSVSIGATITIKCEMDFVLYPLDVQTCNIDFSSYKYTSEYVRFEWREVPPWLGWRLAGGQRNQFRLPKYVVSFTTDKSKRIAQYGEGEHSAARLQMTLSRELRGYLLESYLPSSLFVIISWGSFCVIPEIVPGRMVLLVTTLLSLVTMFDTVSTNSPDALELKCIEVWLISCTIFVFLALLEYFVVLFGIRYDKSWCRRRADMRRAASAAQLAPPPLHVNHSQDSPPMMETLGGRAAQGALARVGACIDKGIMFCGAQHGTLDRFALILFPCCFALFNIIYWTTYLSEVQRHPPK; translated from the exons CCAGATCCTGTACCTGGAGCAGCAAACGTACGACATACCTTCAGACTATAACAGAAACATTCCACCTG GAAAGAACACAACCGTGTTCATAGGGCTCAATGTCAACCGTGTTTCGGGAGTGGATGAGAATAAGGAG TTTCTATTTCCCAAGGAGATAACACTGGACGTGTTCCTACAAGTTTCCTGGAAGGACCCCCGGCTAAAGGTGGGCCTGGAGTCCATCGACCTGCCCTGGGAGTTCCGCCAGCTGATCTGGACGCCGGACCTGTACATCTGGCAGCTGCAGACCATGAGGATCCTCTCCGTGCTGCAGGAGATGGCCTCGCTCAGGCTTTATAAGAATAGCACCGTCTCAGTCAGTATTGG cgCGACGATAACAATAAAATGCGAGATGGACTTCGTGTTATACCCTTTAGACGTGCAAACCTGCAACATTGATTTTAGTAGCT ACAAATACACATCGGAGTACGTCAGATTTGAATGGCGGGAAGTGCCTCCGTGGCTGGGGTGGCGGCTGGCCGGCGGGCAGCGCAACCAGTTCCGCCTCCCCAAATACGTAGTCAGCTTCACTACGGACAAAAGTAAACGTATTGCCCAATATGGTGAAg GCGAGCATTCGGCAGCGCGGCTTCAGATGACGCTGTCTCGCGAGCTGCGGGGGTATCTCCTGGAGAGCTATCTGCCCTCGTCGCTGTTCGTCATCATTTCGTGGGGCAGCTTCTGTGTCATCCCCGAGATCGTGCCCGGCCGCATGGTGCTGCTTGTGACCACCCTGTTGTCGCTCGTCACCATGTTCGACACAGTCAG TACAAACTCTCCCGACGCGCTCGAGCTGAAGTGTATAGAGGTGTGGCTGATCTCGTGCACGATATTCGTGTTCCTGGCGTTGCTCGAGTACTTCGTGGTGCTCTTCGGCATTCGCTACGACAAGAGTTGGTGTCGCCGCCGAGCGGACATGCGCCGCGCCGCCTCCGCCGCGCAACTAGCTCCACCCCCTCTACACGTCAACCATTCTCAG GACTCGCCGCCGATGATGGAGACGCTCGGCGGGCGCGCCGCGCAGGGTGCGCTGGCGCGGGTGGGCGCGTGCATCGACAAGGGCATCATGTTCTGCGGCGCGCAGCACGGCACGCTCGACCGCTTCGCGCTCATTCTCTTCCCCTGCTGCTTCGCGCTCTTCAATATCATATACTGGACCACGTACCTAAGTGAAGTGCAACGGCACCCGCCGAAGTGA
- the LOC134793147 gene encoding gamma-aminobutyric acid receptor subunit delta-like isoform X3, whose product MWTLLVPLLALVASGGGATFGANKALLDCASQILYLEQQTYDIPSDYNRNIPPGKNTTVFIGLNVNRVSGVDENKEFLFPKEITLDVFLQVSWKDPRLKVGLESIDLPWEFRQLIWTPDLYIWQLQTMRILSVLQEMASLRLYKNSTVSVSIGATITIKCEMDFVLYPLDVQTCNIDFSSYKYTSEYVRFEWREVPPWLGWRLAGGQRNQFRLPKYVVSFTTDKSEHSAARLQMTLSRELRGYLLESYLPSSLFVIISWGSFCVIPEIVPGRMVLLVTTLLSLVTMFDTVSTNSPDALELKCIEVWLISCTIFVFLALLEYFVVLFGIRYDKSWCRRRADMRRAASAAQLAPPPLHVNHSQRLSCTPVTGTPQGRVFSPTLSVEDEGLKQQLDHQTISRDSPPMMETLGGRAAQGALARVGACIDKGIMFCGAQHGTLDRFALILFPCCFALFNIIYWTTYLSEVQRHPPK is encoded by the exons CCAGATCCTGTACCTGGAGCAGCAAACGTACGACATACCTTCAGACTATAACAGAAACATTCCACCTG GAAAGAACACAACCGTGTTCATAGGGCTCAATGTCAACCGTGTTTCGGGAGTGGATGAGAATAAGGAG TTTCTATTTCCCAAGGAGATAACACTGGACGTGTTCCTACAAGTTTCCTGGAAGGACCCCCGGCTAAAGGTGGGCCTGGAGTCCATCGACCTGCCCTGGGAGTTCCGCCAGCTGATCTGGACGCCGGACCTGTACATCTGGCAGCTGCAGACCATGAGGATCCTCTCCGTGCTGCAGGAGATGGCCTCGCTCAGGCTTTATAAGAATAGCACCGTCTCAGTCAGTATTGG cgCGACGATAACAATAAAATGCGAGATGGACTTCGTGTTATACCCTTTAGACGTGCAAACCTGCAACATTGATTTTAGTAGCT ACAAATACACATCGGAGTACGTCAGATTTGAATGGCGGGAAGTGCCTCCGTGGCTGGGGTGGCGGCTGGCCGGCGGGCAGCGCAACCAGTTCCGCCTCCCCAAATACGTAGTCAGCTTCACTACGGACAAAA GCGAGCATTCGGCAGCGCGGCTTCAGATGACGCTGTCTCGCGAGCTGCGGGGGTATCTCCTGGAGAGCTATCTGCCCTCGTCGCTGTTCGTCATCATTTCGTGGGGCAGCTTCTGTGTCATCCCCGAGATCGTGCCCGGCCGCATGGTGCTGCTTGTGACCACCCTGTTGTCGCTCGTCACCATGTTCGACACAGTCAG TACAAACTCTCCCGACGCGCTCGAGCTGAAGTGTATAGAGGTGTGGCTGATCTCGTGCACGATATTCGTGTTCCTGGCGTTGCTCGAGTACTTCGTGGTGCTCTTCGGCATTCGCTACGACAAGAGTTGGTGTCGCCGCCGAGCGGACATGCGCCGCGCCGCCTCCGCCGCGCAACTAGCTCCACCCCCTCTACACGTCAACCATTCTCAG AGGTTGAGTTGCACTCCCGTGACAGGCACCCCACAGGGCAGAGTGTTCTCGCCGACCCTCAGTGTGGAGGACGAAGGCCTCAAGCAGCAGCTCGACCATCAGACCATTTCGAGG GACTCGCCGCCGATGATGGAGACGCTCGGCGGGCGCGCCGCGCAGGGTGCGCTGGCGCGGGTGGGCGCGTGCATCGACAAGGGCATCATGTTCTGCGGCGCGCAGCACGGCACGCTCGACCGCTTCGCGCTCATTCTCTTCCCCTGCTGCTTCGCGCTCTTCAATATCATATACTGGACCACGTACCTAAGTGAAGTGCAACGGCACCCGCCGAAGTGA
- the LOC134793147 gene encoding glycine receptor subunit alpha-2-like isoform X2, translated as MWTLLVPLLALVASGGGATFGANKALLDCASQILYLEQQTYDIPSDYNRNIPPGKNTTVFIGLNVNRVSGVDENKEEITLDVFLQVSWKDPRLKVGLESIDLPWEFRQLIWTPDLYIWQLQTMRILSVLQEMASLRLYKNSTVSVSIGATITIKCEMDFVLYPLDVQTCNIDFSSYKYTSEYVRFEWREVPPWLGWRLAGGQRNQFRLPKYVVSFTTDKSKRIAQYGEGEHSAARLQMTLSRELRGYLLESYLPSSLFVIISWGSFCVIPEIVPGRMVLLVTTLLSLVTMFDTVSTNSPDALELKCIEVWLISCTIFVFLALLEYFVVLFGIRYDKSWCRRRADMRRAASAAQLAPPPLHVNHSQRLSCTPVTGTPQGRVFSPTLSVEDEGLKQQLDHQTISRDSPPMMETLGGRAAQGALARVGACIDKGIMFCGAQHGTLDRFALILFPCCFALFNIIYWTTYLSEVQRHPPK; from the exons CCAGATCCTGTACCTGGAGCAGCAAACGTACGACATACCTTCAGACTATAACAGAAACATTCCACCTG GAAAGAACACAACCGTGTTCATAGGGCTCAATGTCAACCGTGTTTCGGGAGTGGATGAGAATAAGGAG GAGATAACACTGGACGTGTTCCTACAAGTTTCCTGGAAGGACCCCCGGCTAAAGGTGGGCCTGGAGTCCATCGACCTGCCCTGGGAGTTCCGCCAGCTGATCTGGACGCCGGACCTGTACATCTGGCAGCTGCAGACCATGAGGATCCTCTCCGTGCTGCAGGAGATGGCCTCGCTCAGGCTTTATAAGAATAGCACCGTCTCAGTCAGTATTGG cgCGACGATAACAATAAAATGCGAGATGGACTTCGTGTTATACCCTTTAGACGTGCAAACCTGCAACATTGATTTTAGTAGCT ACAAATACACATCGGAGTACGTCAGATTTGAATGGCGGGAAGTGCCTCCGTGGCTGGGGTGGCGGCTGGCCGGCGGGCAGCGCAACCAGTTCCGCCTCCCCAAATACGTAGTCAGCTTCACTACGGACAAAAGTAAACGTATTGCCCAATATGGTGAAg GCGAGCATTCGGCAGCGCGGCTTCAGATGACGCTGTCTCGCGAGCTGCGGGGGTATCTCCTGGAGAGCTATCTGCCCTCGTCGCTGTTCGTCATCATTTCGTGGGGCAGCTTCTGTGTCATCCCCGAGATCGTGCCCGGCCGCATGGTGCTGCTTGTGACCACCCTGTTGTCGCTCGTCACCATGTTCGACACAGTCAG TACAAACTCTCCCGACGCGCTCGAGCTGAAGTGTATAGAGGTGTGGCTGATCTCGTGCACGATATTCGTGTTCCTGGCGTTGCTCGAGTACTTCGTGGTGCTCTTCGGCATTCGCTACGACAAGAGTTGGTGTCGCCGCCGAGCGGACATGCGCCGCGCCGCCTCCGCCGCGCAACTAGCTCCACCCCCTCTACACGTCAACCATTCTCAG AGGTTGAGTTGCACTCCCGTGACAGGCACCCCACAGGGCAGAGTGTTCTCGCCGACCCTCAGTGTGGAGGACGAAGGCCTCAAGCAGCAGCTCGACCATCAGACCATTTCGAGG GACTCGCCGCCGATGATGGAGACGCTCGGCGGGCGCGCCGCGCAGGGTGCGCTGGCGCGGGTGGGCGCGTGCATCGACAAGGGCATCATGTTCTGCGGCGCGCAGCACGGCACGCTCGACCGCTTCGCGCTCATTCTCTTCCCCTGCTGCTTCGCGCTCTTCAATATCATATACTGGACCACGTACCTAAGTGAAGTGCAACGGCACCCGCCGAAGTGA
- the LOC134793147 gene encoding glycine receptor subunit alpha-2-like isoform X5 — protein MRILSVLQEMASLRLYKNSTVSVSIGATITIKCEMDFVLYPLDVQTCNIDFSSYKYTSEYVRFEWREVPPWLGWRLAGGQRNQFRLPKYVVSFTTDKSKRIAQYGEGEHSAARLQMTLSRELRGYLLESYLPSSLFVIISWGSFCVIPEIVPGRMVLLVTTLLSLVTMFDTVSTNSPDALELKCIEVWLISCTIFVFLALLEYFVVLFGIRYDKSWCRRRADMRRAASAAQLAPPPLHVNHSQRLSCTPVTGTPQGRVFSPTLSVEDEGLKQQLDHQTISRDSPPMMETLGGRAAQGALARVGACIDKGIMFCGAQHGTLDRFALILFPCCFALFNIIYWTTYLSEVQRHPPK, from the exons ATGAGGATCCTCTCCGTGCTGCAGGAGATGGCCTCGCTCAGGCTTTATAAGAATAGCACCGTCTCAGTCAGTATTGG cgCGACGATAACAATAAAATGCGAGATGGACTTCGTGTTATACCCTTTAGACGTGCAAACCTGCAACATTGATTTTAGTAGCT ACAAATACACATCGGAGTACGTCAGATTTGAATGGCGGGAAGTGCCTCCGTGGCTGGGGTGGCGGCTGGCCGGCGGGCAGCGCAACCAGTTCCGCCTCCCCAAATACGTAGTCAGCTTCACTACGGACAAAAGTAAACGTATTGCCCAATATGGTGAAg GCGAGCATTCGGCAGCGCGGCTTCAGATGACGCTGTCTCGCGAGCTGCGGGGGTATCTCCTGGAGAGCTATCTGCCCTCGTCGCTGTTCGTCATCATTTCGTGGGGCAGCTTCTGTGTCATCCCCGAGATCGTGCCCGGCCGCATGGTGCTGCTTGTGACCACCCTGTTGTCGCTCGTCACCATGTTCGACACAGTCAG TACAAACTCTCCCGACGCGCTCGAGCTGAAGTGTATAGAGGTGTGGCTGATCTCGTGCACGATATTCGTGTTCCTGGCGTTGCTCGAGTACTTCGTGGTGCTCTTCGGCATTCGCTACGACAAGAGTTGGTGTCGCCGCCGAGCGGACATGCGCCGCGCCGCCTCCGCCGCGCAACTAGCTCCACCCCCTCTACACGTCAACCATTCTCAG AGGTTGAGTTGCACTCCCGTGACAGGCACCCCACAGGGCAGAGTGTTCTCGCCGACCCTCAGTGTGGAGGACGAAGGCCTCAAGCAGCAGCTCGACCATCAGACCATTTCGAGG GACTCGCCGCCGATGATGGAGACGCTCGGCGGGCGCGCCGCGCAGGGTGCGCTGGCGCGGGTGGGCGCGTGCATCGACAAGGGCATCATGTTCTGCGGCGCGCAGCACGGCACGCTCGACCGCTTCGCGCTCATTCTCTTCCCCTGCTGCTTCGCGCTCTTCAATATCATATACTGGACCACGTACCTAAGTGAAGTGCAACGGCACCCGCCGAAGTGA